Genomic window (Culex pipiens pallens isolate TS chromosome 3, TS_CPP_V2, whole genome shotgun sequence):
aggaacctgaaaagttgttagtaggatagggtatttggtcaggattcatcatagaagatgatgatgcgacccaaaatcaaagtgtttttgAAAGGTATAaggtattattctcaaggcaagcaatcggatgctgcggatgagacatttcccgtttatctgttgttaaattttgaatgaagttgttttatcttagacagccggctgtggaaagataaaaccagaACGATATGTAATTAAAGGGTAAAATATTAACCTCAGTAAGTTAATTTGGAGCGGTTTACATACTTGATTATTAAATTAAACGTATGGCGTACGATTGGGATAGTCTGCGAAGCTATAGAAAAAGCGTGAATTATCACGTTGAAATAATACTTATCACCTTGCCTTACGAGCTGCGATGCTAAGGAAAAGTCTAGTCACGTGTACTAAAAATTCACACtacaaaacgaaacaaaatcTATTGATATCGCGAcatcttgaaaacaaaattaacaaaatcaatGACCGGTCTTGAATCAAAAACGCGTCGTTGAcgcaatttctaaaaattagcGAATTCTAACTGCAAAATAccctaaattttacaaaaaaaccgTCATGAAACGAGCTCGCCCGAAATTAACTATTCATTTCAAATGTACCGCTTTCCTGTAAAATCGCCCGCGCATCGTATCAAGaacagtaacaaaaaaaaaaaacaaacgcgacgGCCGCGACGCAAATCGGCAGAGAGCACAGAACCGGGTGTCAAATCAGAAGACTCCATTAAATACAACGAGGTAAACAAACGAACCGACAGCGCACGACACACGCACACGACATgaaacgaactcacccgaaGATCTTTTCACAAGTGTTTGTTTCGCCATCATTCACAACATTGTGGCAAGTAAACCCTACCCTCAGACCACATTTTTGACTTAGTCAGAACTCCAACTAACGATCGACATGCTCTTCTTTTTTAAACATCATTCATTCTCAAAAAACACTTATGTTTTCACTCAGACTATTTGATCCCGATATGTCACAcactttttatgtaaaatcactACCATTTCTTTTCTGTTTCCATTCCATCTCTACAACCGTTTCGAAAAATAGATCTCACTGCTTAACATAATGAAGCACAAATCTGTTTCGCATCTAGATGGCCAATTGAATGATTTTGTAAGCACCCCCAACGCACTACGTGGGCAGAGCATGTCGTACACCCGCTCATCATATTGGAATAatagcaacaacaaaaacaaaaacgtttGGGCAATTAAAActctttgaaaatgaaattgacTGGATGCACTGCACTGCTgatcaaccggctccgtggcttaatggttacggcttctgtctcccaagcagaaggttcagggatcaaatcccggtcggttcaacctttgaaatttggaatcaggaatttgaatataaataaaaactaaaatgaatcaggtgggattcgaactcacacctttggattggatgtggtctgggacgctaagcagtcggccatcagaaggtttacactttagcagtgaattgatccgtagtgttgaaacatgttatctcttcttcttatattattaaatacgcgctgatccctgaattgcctgaggggattggaagtctaaatatagatcgagtttccttcagatgcttgcttctatgtttaggcggggccgaacaatgcccagcgacctcggaattggaccgcaaggagctctgtcattctgaaatgggtcgttggaagcagcgcgagggctatcaccacctaatacccgggactgagataagctgtatcagcattcggcatgtacacagtctgatacaaattatactttcccataatttcgctaccggttagcgggtattggattggaccacacacacacatgcactgCACTGCTGATGTTGTGTCGTGGTAGCAACGCTTTCTCGTTCTCTCCCCCGTGTAACCACCATCGCACGACCACAACTGAACGGCACTGAGTATCATCGGTTTTCTTCCGTTTCTTCTTTGGCACACTGCCGAAAAAATAACCGTAGCAGATTTTCCCTTCACCGTGCGCTCTCAGCGCTCTCTCGCACTCTCTTTTCCATTTCCTTCATCTGgcctgtgtttgtttgttttgacgcCACTGGAGTGGACTTGGCATCGCCTGCCAAGCGCACACTCGCACGTCCGCAACCGAACGCACACATTCGACCGTGCACTACAAAGCACACAGGAAAAGGTAACATGAACCAATACAACCATGTGTTCGCCGTCTTCACACACGGCATTCTTGTGATTGCTCTCTGCTTTTGGCTCTTTTCCATATTTCGGTTTGCTTTTTCGACCGCTACTTATTCTGATACACCAAACACAACGCGCACtattattttccttattttattttttataactcACAGCACTAGAATTTCTTGCAGATTCTATTTTAAAACTTAGGTCCAAGGACCACCCTAAACCTCGAGCTTCTCTCTGTCAGGCCCTCATGTGCAACACGCACACACGAGCACTGAAGGCAGACACCAATACAACTGCAATGCTCTGAAAACGCCAAATCATTTCGTCGACGCCATTCCAGGAGCCAAAAATATGTTGTCcacaaaacacttgaaatcCACAATTTGCTCAAAAACTTCATTATTTCCGTATTCACGAACAGATTCCGCGTCGATTGACACCACTTTCGAAGCAAAACTCGGCTTTTTAGCAGCACAAAATCTAGAAACAAACGACCGCGATTTTAGACTCGACCGCACCCATCAAGTGTTGCCAGACCTCCCTccgtttttcagtttttattgcagtttttattgcatatctcaggattgaaattcaatttttgtgagctgcacagaatggcgttcttaactcaatttggcctggAATACACGAACGACAAGTTAGCACTACGGCAACGATTTGTGTATGGAATGTGGCCAACATTGTATAGAGACTAAGGTCATGGCGAAGCTCCGCCAAAGTTtgtgcgtgtgtttgtgtgttttctgTTCTTTGGAAATAAAATGCTGAACTgctaaattttatcattttaccaATGTCAATGTTACCCCGTTCAACGGTTCCTGGCCACTGATAGTGACACTGAGTAGTAGTGTAGCTTCCTTTATTTTAGTTTGTCCCTTGGCCACCACCTTCACTGTCCATCGCCATCCGCCGGAAAGCCATAAAACTGTCATATTACAGACGCTATTAAATCGTTCAAGTTGTCACATTAGAAAAAACTTTTCGCTTCCATCACTGTGCTTCAAAGGGAGATTGTATCTTTATTGGACTTGATGGAGGGAGGTTGCTAGAAAGAGTCCGTGTACTTCTTCAAATATTGGGTCAACAATCCTGGCAGGAAAATAAACGAGACGAAATAAAACAACTTCAGTTCACAGTGTTTTTCTTCACCACTTTATTAATCTTACGCTGTTTTACTCTCTTTCTCATTTTCTGGGTTTTAAATAATAAAGCATAATTAAAACGAGTGGAAAATAATATAATAgtataaacattattttcaattaaaaatattatttatatacAAAACTTATGAAGTTTTTCATTcgccgcgttttttttttcttttgccgGCGAAGCTTCTTCGGTCGAAATTTATCGCGCTTTATTTTAACGTTTTGCAACTTGTGGGCGACGGGTACAAAAAAATGAACCATCATGTGCTTGGGGATGGCCACACTGCTGTTGTTGGTTTTGCTTTCGTTCGGTGGCCAAACTTGCAAGATTGAGAAATGTTTTGGACATCCGTTACCGCTGTTGCTCCtgtcgggtttttttttccggAACAGGATCGTAGAACGGATGAAGGGCTCGGAACGcccacacacactcacatttCTCGCCAGCAGTCATTATCACAAACTTAGTTTTGCTTCCGGCCGCCGCTACCTCCTCCGAGTTTTCCCTGGATGGCACCCGGTGGCAGATTCGAAATGGCATTTCCCTGTTTGGGGTTGGTGGTTTGGGTGTGTGCGTTGACGAGGGAAGGACAAAACCGGAAACGAGAATGATTATAATCAACATTAATGGGCGAAAAATAAGTTTCCATTAAGTCGCATGTGCGTCGCTTTCTGCCACAACACTGACTCGCAAGGTTCTGAGGGGCAGCCCGGAATGCTAGTTCCCGGAATTGGTTATCACTGGAatagtttttttggttttttgtttgttttagtgtttttttgttcgatATATATATTTCGAGAGCTATATTTAATTGCTAATGTATTtggtttttaattaaaaaaagcgtATTCCTTCACAATTAGTTTAAAATCTTCAACAATTAATAAAATGATGTTTTAATCATTTGAGGTTTTCCAAGGTACAACAAATGCAGGTGAATATATTATATGTAGATTttgtcttttatattttttgaaatgttaggtttttaaatgaaatgtgtTAAATATTCTTAATATAGTGAACGGTAAATCTCCTCTGATTTCGTTTGCCAAGTTGATATATTGCCGAGTTTCATTTCAtgtccaaattcaataaaatattttattctgaACCACTGTTCATTGTTGAATGAATTCTAAAACTTCAATGCAAAGTCAGatcaattttgatgaatttattgacaatttaaacaaaacaaaatcaatatctttgtaaacaaatttacaacatttttcgaatttcggatttcgaaaataacctttttcaattccgtcgtgaaactactcacttttcctgtcattcttgaacgacgaaatagcctacttttctgtaccaaacataacagaatcgaatagcaacacttttcaaaataaatgctgaaaagttctacttttcagcactgaaatgggtgctgaaaagttgaacttttcagcacttgtttcgaaaagtaacacttttcaacattttttgatttatacgatttattgacgaaatacatgaaaatttgacttaaaatttcactcaatgggtgtttttcggaactgcaaaaaatgttgtatggaactcgtttcaaaacttgattttttcagcactcgtcgtatttatccaactcggtgaacctcgttggataaatgtacgactcgtgctgaaaaaatcctctttttgcaacatgttgcataaactactattttaactatcacagcaaaaaatccgatggtaaaatcgcatgcacatcaccttcgtcaaaataaacacttaatattacacagtgcatgtacaatttttgcaaacacaaaaaaaaagttgcaagcgacgggattcaaacccagcaccaacagtaaggactggtgccttagcccactcggccatcagaccgatgtaaagctgttaggataaacgcatatgggtcattccacctgaagtgtgcaagaaaaaatgcaaatttgaaaattaacatctccgattctgctcaaatttggcagagctgttgggactatcaaaacatgcaaaaatcccaaatttcaatcaaatcggaccaccccctccatttttgtaccctcccaaaaaatcgactttttggaaacacaaatcttagagggtcggtcttagactcaattttgaaggaaattggacgtggAATCCaattccgtgatcaaaatgtagattaaaatattttttctacctgtattgtgcaattgaaaacattaaatggccgtatctcaaaacagccctatttattttttaaatttgacctcaccatcgtattgcccgtccaattttacacaagaatcacttatcgacagaaaggaatatgtttcgtgccagagatatcgatttttaaagttttgagtatttgagattacctaaattagctacactcgccgcatcagCTAGAAGCACTCTGTCGTGCTGAggaataactgctacctggtaatttattgaaataagttttcatcccaaataatcattaacAAATTAGTCAAAAATTgaatgtacaccactgtaggaaactgctgtataataggccgtcccaaaaaaattaaaagttgtcaaatcttcggtgctcacccctagaatgatagattaggatgtcaggaacaatgttttcatacaacaaaaaattcccaaaaatggtttacaacgcgcgcgcggagcttgaatgaaaaaagtgcatttttcgagtatttttcagaaatgcgcgtaacaatcatactaaagtcattcaaatttggtcgccttgggcttcaagttatagtttaatgtttcctgaacaaattcctgtacagacatggtccataaaagcttgtgtttgagcataacagggcgttttagggagaaaattttgtattttttagccaaaaaatttcaaaaatcactccccaaaacgagccaaaaaattttgcagccaatactaatgcattcagcttataggaaattttacggagatcattttgctttttttaacattccatttatgtccacgcaaagccgagatatttgcattttagtgaacaaaaagtgacaaattttcaaaattcttggtatttaagcgtttttagcataaaacattggctactatgattgcaaacgagaaggcatatattttggatatatttattttgttcgttcaaaaacgatatttgttaaaaacatttcatgaaaaaacatgagattttctcacaatgtgacgaaatattttaagctaaattttgatcacggaaatggattctacgtccaatttactttaaaattgagtcaaagaccgaccctctaagatttgtggttcctgagttatcgtcgtttgaaaataggggtttcgctcaaaaatcgccaaaagtcgattttttgggagggtacaaaaatggagggggtggtccgatttggatgaaattcgggatttttccatgttttgataatctcaacagctctgccaaatttgagcagaatcggagatggtaattttcaaatgctgttccgcttcagatggaatgacccatatatgagcttgacatttcggtcaagtaggtttcccatactgatgggctacatatttcagggtgtaaaatcacataaaattgcataaaataatgcagtatttattttacacccaggccttttacacgcagctgggtAACTACTTATTTAGCTGTGTATTCACACTAATTCAGTGAAACGTTTGACTGTTACTTGTAGCCAAGATAAGAGTTAAATTCAAAAACAGTATCTTTTCAATGCTGTTATTTTTGCCGATGAAAAGTATggtatttctataatttttctaACGTGTTATGCGTTGCAAAGGTATTTTGAATGagctttttttactttgttgatggccgtttcaaatacttttgaaagtttctttTTGCAAAACCGTCATGAAACTATtttcttttcctgtcattcttgaacgacgaaacagcctacttttctgtattaAAAAtagcagaatcgaatagtaacccttttcaaaacaaatgctgaaaagatctgcttttcagcactaaaattgatgctgaaaagttgaacttttcagcacttgttaggaaaagttatacttttcaacattttttttatttaaacgattaatTGACTTAAACGCATGGACATATCTCCTATAATtttgttcaaagggtgtttttctaaattgcaaaaaaatgttgtacacagaaaaaaaatatggtaatacaGTGAACTCTCTcgctgtcgatattgaagggaccgtccgggagttatcaaattatagaatgaaaaatcaaagcaacctatttgaagggactgaaatatttattgacagctggagcaatattgatatcgagaaaatcgacaaccagagagtccactgtattcatcaggaaatggtgacagattttgtgtcgaaaaaaatgtgtaatattacatcagaaattATGGATATTCATCATTttgtgatgaatattcatcaggttcacatttttacacattttttatgtaatattactcaaaaaagaggttatattcaacctaccaaattttcaaccttcaaaaattcaactttttttgctgtgtatgtaactcgttgcaaaacttgattttttcatcactcgtcgaatttgtccaactcggtgaaccttttTGGATAAAttaacgactcgtgctgaaaaacctctctttttgcaacttgttacataaactactatttcaaaatAGGCCCAAAAATCGGGAggcaacaaaaaacataaaagttgAGTTGAAAATCATGTATAAATCATcgtataaaaatatttgaattttatgttaaatttatgtagatatttttcatcgaaacttATGATAGCAAAACAAATAGTGTGACTGgtgactacacagaaaaaaatgatggtaatattcatcaggaaatggtgaaagattttgtgtcaaaaaaatgataaattttaccccagaaaattatgaattttcatcagtttttgatgaatttacttatgaatcgcacaaattttgactgaaatgttagtgaatggcattcttaggtctcaaataagctgttaacatcaaaacaatcgatagtttaaatacaaatttgctagaatttaaggaaatctaaaccataaatttctgctttgccttcccggtgcttcgaacgcttatgaaatatttcaagtgaaatgtttcgcatttttgttaaacttataattttattgtatttaattgtttttgcattaactacagcgttcaaacaaactttaaatgaaagttgatgttggaattcatcaaataacacagtttggacattcataatgcgaacttatatccaaattattgataaaacaagatgaagtgtccgggtttcgaagcgtccgggaattcgaatcatgacgttatggtCCTGTTAAAATTCCAtgtagatttttttacaaaaacttaacctttcttctgaaaattatttttttaattgccttTTCTAAAAAAGTCCATTCCGCGAAACAGGCGCATTCCGTGCACTAATTTTTGTTGTAACCACCTCCCCCGAATTACCTTGCCCTGCTCCAGGTCTCCGTCAAAGGGCTGCGGGGTGGTCGGGATGTCACAGTCCTCCGTCGGCGGCACGACACAGCGCAGGCTTCGCCGGTCAAACACCAGCATGGCCGGGCATCGCTGGAGCCGCGGGTAGCCACCCTGGCACTGCCAGTACCGATTGCAGGACTTTCCTAGCGGAACGTTGCCATTAGCGTCGTCGTTGCAGAGGGCTAAAAAAAAGGGGAAGATAAACATTAAATCCTATGGCGATCGGGCTGGCAGTGAGTTCCTTACGGTGCTTCTGGCAACCCTCAACATTCTCCGGCCAGTCGCAGCTGTGGGCGTTCTCGTTGTACAGCAGCCCGCCGATGCATAGCTGTTCGGTGGCCGTTCCGTTCCAGCACGTCCAGTACCGGGTGCAGGACGTCTCGTGGCCAAAGATGCCGTACAGCCAGTCGCAGTGCTCCGTCGAGATGGGGCCGTCTTGGGGGAGAGGGGAGTgggttggaaaaaaaatgtaagtttaCTGCATTTGTTCGGTGAGAATAAACTGGGTATAATCATGAGATTCATAAATCATACGGTCATCGCGGCGGAACTTTATCCATTTGGGAATGGCTTTGTTGCAAGACAAGAGCGATTTATCTGAATATATTCTTTTGATGGTAAACTCACTTGCCAGCTGCTTGCCGTCGCAGTAGTCCGACCGCCACGGGTAGTCGCAGCCCTCGGTCACGCCGCGGTGCTTGCCGGCAAACACCAACCCGTTCGGGCAGTCGTACAGCTCGGCCTGGTTGTTGACGCACTCCCAGTACCGGTCGCAGTACGTCGCGTCGCCGACCACCTTCGATTTGGTCTTGCACGGGTCATCCTGGTCCTGGCGCTGGCCGCTGGCGAGACCTGTGGGATATTGAAACAAGAATACAGCTGGGTTAGATTTTTGTGGCTAGGTCAAATtggaaaataatgattttataCTAAAGGGTCTAGAGAATGGATTCCCATAAATCAATAGATTTCTTTAACCCTGTAATGCtaattttttggtttgttttacaAATAACTATACTTTtcatgatttatgtttttttgtttcatttttaatattttatttttccttaatcatgtttagtttatgtcggtttttggtagtatatggcttattctaccacctcctattatAACCTTCTGCCTTTTAAGTTTTGTCATGTATTACAGTcacctttttcaattttttgcttattttcacattttctactaaAGAATGACGACATTATCGTTCAAATTGTAAAGAAAAGCGTAGGGGCATAATCTGGGACATTACACAAATTACTGCAAacttatttataaataaaatatagaaaatgtcaATCAAAGTTGatccctaaaaaaatacatcttcaaaaacattggaaaagtcacataaaataacTTCCagccaaacatttttattaaacttaagAGTTcctctttccaatgcttcttaaAGATCAcaaaatgattgaaattttttgtcaaatttccagatcgaagcccgcctaaaGGCAAGGTTGGGTGTAGAGAATCTTTTACTTTCTGTAAGGTGCATAAAGAAAACAAACTGGCAATCGATAAATGAATCGATTAAAATGTAATGAAATTGAATCTATTAGGCcggtgcaaatatttaaaaaagtttttgtccctcagccctggccgaggtcaaggggggggcaaaaaaataaaaaaatataacaatttaaataacaagccatagtcttcacatttaaatgaaaaaagtgttttaaaatgcattttacactagttcagttgttttacaatcattagttttcaaaaaatctaagatctgacaaaaacaaaaattgtatcgaaaaaaaagattttgcatcgaaaattttcaaaaaatcttaagattttttaataaacccaaatatgctaaaaataattttaaacgcaggagaatgtattttaatttgatttcagctggttgcacttgaattttcattgaaattttgaagtttattgtaaaaatattttttttgccccctgatttttcgggccaattttgaaggggggggtgacaaaaacttttaaaaatatttgtaccagccttatttgaaGAGGAAAAACTTTTAAGGTATTTTTATTACCTAGGAGCAAATTTGCAACGTGTGTTAATCTATATTACTCGGGGATTTGGTTAAGATCATTTCATCATTTTATGTCATATTATTGTTGTTAAGttccagttttatttttaagatggCTCAAACATCTACAAATAAATGTGACATGTGTGTTTTATAGCATTTTCGGCATTGAATATCTTACAAATCTTGACCAAGAGAGAAAATTTGAAGACTTATAAATGATTTGTCAGTGCCCTTTCTCCGTGATCACATTTCATcacagttgaaaaataaaatttttacgtCTTTCACCGATCCGTAGttccaacattcaaaaattgtttaatagatttgaaaatctttaagTGATTTATTTTGCATAAATAAGCGTTATACAAGGCATTCTGAATAGTTTATAATCctttttacaagtttttcaaaagaaatttcaatttctgAACAAATTTTCAAGGGGGATAAAACGTTGAAATTAAGTTTGCAATGgtcttaattttttcaaattgttttagtgAAATGCTCGACGAAATATTTTGACCAAAACTGCAGTTATCTTGCACCTAATTTCTATGAAATTAGTTGAAGCTATCTATCAAGAActaatttttcttatttaaaaaaaaaattctcagttCAATTATGTTTTTCTATACTGaacaagcttccctgcaccgtgcggtacacgcggttcgcttgtacctcgggtttgctttgcgcctgctttgttcggtttacacccgtacccgactcacacgaaccgagggtattttggttcatcgtaccagcgcaccacgacactctcggttcgccgcgtcggttttgtgtctggcactcacccatggcatgaacccggtgtatgagccaaggtgcttcactcgatacgagccgaggtacgtgccgtggtacgcgctggcggtacaaaacgggttcaataccacggcgcgtaccacggcacgctgggttcatgccatgggtgagtgccagacacaaaaccgatggggcgagccgagaatgtcgtggtgcgctggtacgatgtaccaagataccaatacacaaatgggttctggcacgtaccgaagctagaaaaccaaacccgcggtgtgcgttggcactggcgcatgggaagcttgatactgaagttaccttgcagattttttttatatatgcttaggtcgatgcaaatatttttcaaaaaaaaaattaataacaagccatagtttcaacatttgcatggaaaaggtgttttaaaatgcattttacactagtacagttgttttgcaatcattagttttctaaaaatgtaagatttgacgaaaacaaaaattttagcgaaaaaaaaacttattgcgataataaacatcaacaatttttgaaaattcaaaagatttttaaatcaactaaaacatgctaaaaataattcttaacgcaggggaatgcattctaaattgatttcagctgattacaATTCAAttcccattaaaattttgaagttttttgaaaacatatttttttgcctcctgatttttcgggccaacattaaagggggggggggagacataaactttaaataaaatttgtaccagccctaTTGAAAACTTATCTTGCAAAAATTTACCTaaagttatcttgcagaaagTTATCTTACA
Coding sequences:
- the LOC120420882 gene encoding protein obstructor-E-like, coding for MAVKTTVIVLVSLLIGLASGQRQDQDDPCKTKSKVVGDATYCDRYWECVNNQAELYDCPNGLVFAGKHRGVTEGCDYPWRSDYCDGKQLANGPISTEHCDWLYGIFGHETSCTRYWTCWNGTATEQLCIGGLLYNENAHSCDWPENVEGCQKHPLCNDDANGNVPLGKSCNRYWQCQGGYPRLQRCPAMLVFDRRSLRCVVPPTEDCDIPTTPQPFDGDLEQGKGNAISNLPPGAIQGKLGGGSGGRKQN